In the genome of Corythoichthys intestinalis isolate RoL2023-P3 chromosome 19, ASM3026506v1, whole genome shotgun sequence, one region contains:
- the c19h1orf131 gene encoding uncharacterized protein C1orf131 homolog isoform X1 has protein sequence MKPEENDKEDEDCAFLEKVLDSLYDFGGGAVKKKKKKRQKRCGQKAGPEDAATVCSVNEDQEAGQEFSEMTVESEGPAVTQVEVVSFHDPTKRQKKTKQMPEINETLPLEISKKEPNAPQQGLSLEKARLEVHRFGITGYKKEQQRVFEEERAIMLGARPAKKKYLNYKVLQEQIKDKKNKVKEEVKTDLKKKKTQPSRDKKSTASSSAPTGQVGRFKDGMLILSPKEIKTIKGKMGRK, from the exons atgaagCCCGAAGAGAACGATAAAGAGGACGAGGATTGTGCTTTTTTGGAAAAGGTTTTGGACTCATTATACGATTTTG GCGGTGGGgcggtgaaaaaaaagaaaaagaaaaggcaGAAAAGATGCGGGCAAAAAGCCGGTCCAGAAGATGCTGCTACCGTCTGCAGTGTCAATGAAGACCAAGAAGCTGGACAAGAGTTCTCGGAGATGACCGTTGAGAGTGAAG GTCCAGCAGTGACACAGGTGGAGGTGGTGTCCTTCCACGATCCCACCAAGAGACAAAAAAAGACCAAACAGATGCCTGAAATCAATGAAACACTT CCGCTggagatttccaaaaaagagcccAACGCTCCACAACAGGGTCTCAGTTTGGAGAAG GCTCGATTGGAGGTGCATCGCTTCGGCATTACGGGCTACAAGAAGGAACAGCAGCGAGTCTTTGAGGAAGAGCGAGCCATTATGTTGGGTGCACGA CCTGCAAAGAAGAAGTATTTGAACTACAAGGTGCTGCAAGAACAAATAAAAGACAAGAAAAATAAAGTGAAAGAGGAGGTGAAGACG GACTTAAAGAAAAAGAAGACTCAACCAAG CAGGGACAAGAAGTCAACGGCGTCGTCCTCGGCACCAACGGGTCAAGTTGGCCGCTTTAAGGATGGCATGCTGATTCTAAGCCCCAAGGAGATCAAGACCATCAAGGGCAAGATGGGACGCAAATGA
- the c19h1orf131 gene encoding uncharacterized protein C1orf131 homolog isoform X2, with protein MKPEENDKEDEDCAFLEKVLDSLYDFGGGAVKKKKKKRQKRCGQKAGPEDAATVCSVNEDQEAGQEFSEMTVESEGPAVTQVEVVSFHDPTKRQKKTKQMPEINETLPLEISKKEPNAPQQGLSLEKARLEVHRFGITGYKKEQQRVFEEERAIMLGARPAKKKYLNYKVLQEQIKDKKNKVKEEVKTDLKKKKTQPRDKKSTASSSAPTGQVGRFKDGMLILSPKEIKTIKGKMGRK; from the exons atgaagCCCGAAGAGAACGATAAAGAGGACGAGGATTGTGCTTTTTTGGAAAAGGTTTTGGACTCATTATACGATTTTG GCGGTGGGgcggtgaaaaaaaagaaaaagaaaaggcaGAAAAGATGCGGGCAAAAAGCCGGTCCAGAAGATGCTGCTACCGTCTGCAGTGTCAATGAAGACCAAGAAGCTGGACAAGAGTTCTCGGAGATGACCGTTGAGAGTGAAG GTCCAGCAGTGACACAGGTGGAGGTGGTGTCCTTCCACGATCCCACCAAGAGACAAAAAAAGACCAAACAGATGCCTGAAATCAATGAAACACTT CCGCTggagatttccaaaaaagagcccAACGCTCCACAACAGGGTCTCAGTTTGGAGAAG GCTCGATTGGAGGTGCATCGCTTCGGCATTACGGGCTACAAGAAGGAACAGCAGCGAGTCTTTGAGGAAGAGCGAGCCATTATGTTGGGTGCACGA CCTGCAAAGAAGAAGTATTTGAACTACAAGGTGCTGCAAGAACAAATAAAAGACAAGAAAAATAAAGTGAAAGAGGAGGTGAAGACG GACTTAAAGAAAAAGAAGACTCAACCAAG GGACAAGAAGTCAACGGCGTCGTCCTCGGCACCAACGGGTCAAGTTGGCCGCTTTAAGGATGGCATGCTGATTCTAAGCCCCAAGGAGATCAAGACCATCAAGGGCAAGATGGGACGCAAATGA
- the gnpat gene encoding dihydroxyacetone phosphate acyltransferase, producing MVSKAVYSRRDPMLKKRDDFEDILEERRHSSDLRYAVKCYTPVLYKALTPCSPDTLKSAALHSDPLRFVIHQVSMETGKELDDVQAEAAAILDEMAHRMQLSTIRFFAFTLSKVFKTLFRSICVNEEGIQRLQQAIQEHPVVLLPSHRSYMDFLLMSYILYTYDLALPVIAAGMDFMGMKFVGEMLRMSGAFFIRRSFGGDKLYWAVFSEYVKIIVKNGYAPVEFFLEGTRSRTAKSLTPKLGLLNIVMEPFLKGEVFDVRLVPVSISYERILEEALYARELLGVPKPKESTSGLFKARKILREDYGSIHVYFGQPVSVRSLAEGHVDRRQFNLTPRHIPAKPNEEIVQFVKGAAYRLVRAQEENSVLKPWVLLATLILQNQDTAMTLDELTERTVWLRDLSRQYGAFLHWPDHLRPSEVVTSSLALHGGLVTVSEGRVHLEQGAAGVASSPEEELLSRAVSVLSCASYRNQALHVFLRPALLALAVRTVSSGRKQEIFDHFNFLRDVFSNEFILTPGASVQDFEEACYLLEKTGALQITQLDLSATEIGHRTLDFLTGVLEPFLQGYQIICHFFGEKTTESLTQKLFVPTVRQFVVKHILAGRLTHLEVLSSDLHKNALAALIRLGAVRRIQGDILSVDKVTLRPLQDILGGKSTPRNVVTARL from the exons ATGGTATCCAAAGCGGTTTACTCG CGTCGTGATCCCATGCTGAAAAAGCGTGATGACTTCGAAGACATCCTGGAGGAGCGACGGCACTCCAGCGACCTCCGATACGCCGTCAAGTGTTACACGCCTGTCCTCTACAAAGCCTTGACCCCGTGCAGCCCGGACACGCTCAAGAGCGCCGCGCTTCATTCTGATCCCCTTCGCTTCGTTATCCATCAG GTGTCCATGGAGACTGGAAAAGAGCTGGATGACGTCCAGGCAGAGGCAGCAGCCATTTTGGACGAGATGGCTCACCGCATGCAACTTAGCACGATTCGCTTTTTTGCCTTCACCCTCAGCAAGGTGTTTAAGACGTTATTCCGGAGTATCTGCGTGAACGAAGAAGGCATCCAAAGA CTTCAACAGGCTATTCAAGAACATCCGGTTGTACTCCTACCGAGCCACCGCAGCTACATGGACTTCCTGCTAATGTCCTACATTTTGTACACCTATGACCTCGCCTTGCCAGTCATCGCCGCCGGAATGG ATTTCATGGGGATGAAATTCGTCGGCGAAATGTTGCGAATGTCCGGCGCCTTCTTCATCCGACGCTCGTTCGGCGGCGACAAGTTGTACTGGGCTGTTTTTTCTGAGTACGTGAAGATTATTGTGAAG AACGGCTACGCTCCGGTTGAGTTTTTCTTGGAGGGGACGAGAAGTCGGACTGCGAAATCTTTAACGCCAAAGTTAG GTCTGCTAAACATCGTGATGGAGCCGTTCCTGAAGGGCGAAGTGTTTGACGTCCGCCTGGTACCGGTTAGCATCAGTTACGAGAGAATCCTGGAGGAGGCGCTCTATGCTCGAGAACTTCTCGGCGTTCCCAAACCTAAAGAGTCTACGTCGGGTCTTTTTAAAGCTAGGAAGATCTTGCGGGAGGACTACGGTAGCATCCACGTTTACTTTGGTCAGCCTGTGTCTGTCAGGAGTTTAGCTGAAGGTCACGTGGACCGTCGTCAATTCAACCTGACACCCAG gCACATACCAGCAAAACCAAATGAAGAAATAGTACAGTTTGTGAAAGGCGCCGCCTACAGACTAGTGAGAGCACAGGAGGAGAACTCTGTGCTGAAGCCGTGGGTTCTTCTGGCGACGCTGATTCTGCAGAATCAGGACACGGCCATGACGTTGGACGAGTTAACCGAACGAACCGTGTGGTTGCGAGATCTTTCGCGGCAGTATGGAGCGTTTCTCCATTGGCCTG ATCACCTACGTCCTTCAGAAGTGGTGACTTCCAGCCTCGCCCTGCATGGTGGTTTGGTGACGGTCTCTGAGGGGAGAGTTCACCTAGAGCAAG GAGCAGCGGGTGTAGCTAGCTCGCCGGAGGAGGAGCTCTTGAGCCGGGCGGTGTCGGTGCTCTCTTGCGCCTCCTACCGGAATCAGGCTCTGCATGTCTTCTTGCGACCGGCGCTGCTCGCGTTGGCTGTACGCACCGTCTCCTCCGGGCGAAAAC AGGAAATTTTTGACCACTTCAACTTCCTTCGAGACGTCTTCTCCAACGAGTTCATCCTAACTCCGGGAGCCAGCGTGCAG GATTTCGAGGAAGCGTGTTACCTCCTCGAGAAAACCGGCGCCCTGCAGATCACTCAACTTGACTTATCCGCTACGGAAATCGGGCATAGGACTCTAGACTTCCTCACGGGGGTGCTAGAGCCCTTCTTACAAGGATATCAG ATTATTTGTcacttttttggggaaaaaacgaCGGAATCGTTGACGCAAAAGTTGTTCGTCCCCACGGTTCGCCAGTTTGTCGTCAAACATATCCTAGCAG GGAGGCTCACACATTTGGAAGTCTTGTCTTCAGACCTGCACAAAAACGCTTTGGCGGCATTGATCAGATTGGGTGCCGTGCGCAG AATACAGGGGGATATTCTGAGTGTCGACAAGGTGACGCTAAGACCATTACAAGACATTTTGG GAGGGAAGTCGACGCCTCGGAACGTGGTTACCGCTCGCCTCTAA